In a single window of the Aridibaculum aurantiacum genome:
- the gldD gene encoding gliding motility lipoprotein GldD has product MKFYMRSLLFLSNMFKLILVILILGCTISACNSDYTAKPKGYFKINFPEKKYQLFDQPGYPYQFEYPVYANIVKDTSFFGEATENPWWINVDYPQFNGKVHISYKEIGKNNFDKLVTDAYTMTNKHTLKAYSINDSLITTPNEVHGVYFKVGGNVATGNQFFLTDSTRHFLRGALYFDATPNEDSLLVVNRFLQEDLKHMINTFKWK; this is encoded by the coding sequence ATGAAGTTTTACATGCGTTCTCTTTTGTTCTTGTCCAATATGTTCAAACTTATTCTTGTTATCCTTATTCTCGGTTGCACCATTTCAGCATGTAACAGCGATTACACAGCAAAGCCTAAAGGATATTTTAAAATAAATTTTCCTGAAAAGAAATACCAGCTATTCGATCAGCCGGGCTACCCGTACCAGTTTGAATATCCGGTGTATGCCAACATTGTAAAAGATACCAGCTTCTTTGGAGAGGCTACTGAAAACCCGTGGTGGATAAATGTAGACTACCCGCAGTTCAACGGCAAGGTGCATATTAGCTATAAGGAAATTGGTAAGAATAACTTCGACAAGTTGGTTACCGATGCTTACACCATGACCAATAAGCATACGCTTAAAGCCTACAGCATCAATGATTCCCTCATCACTACGCCCAATGAAGTGCATGGTGTTTATTTTAAGGTAGGGGGTAATGTAGCTACAGGCAACCAGTTTTTCCTCACTGACTCTACCAGGCATTTTTTGCGCGGGGCATTGTATTTCGATGCTACGCCCAACGAAGATTCGTTACTGGTGGTAAATCGTTTTCTGCAGGAAGATCTGAAGCACATGATCAATACTTTCAAATGGAAGTAA
- the gldE gene encoding gliding motility-associated protein GldE, which yields MDHHSVLIYKFLPAYFAAITPQATTILIFLLLFFLVISFFVSGAEVAFFSLTYKDVNMLKTKQQRSYKRIVDLLEQPKTLLASLLIANSFVNIAIIIISNFVIDEMIPLNNQLWWVEFLIKVVTVTFLLVLFGEVMPKVMATQNNIRFAKDAGPLVETISYLFRGFSKRLVFTSDFIERKLAKKSSSSYSLEELDHAIDITSETEASAKEKNILKGIVKFGNISAKQVMKARLDVSGLEYDTTFGDLVKKVEELHYSRLPVFKEDMDEVVGMIHTKDLLPFLDKPDDFDWHPIMRPPYFIHEQKMIEDLLKDFQTKRIHFAIVVDEFGGTSGIVTLEDIMEEIIGDIKDEFDEEDIAHVKIDEHNYIFEGKTMINDVCRLMELPSETFDEVRGESESLAGLVLELAGDIPHRDQVITSGDFLFTVMEVEKNRLQKIKVTIQQQAPEEV from the coding sequence TTGGATCATCACTCGGTACTTATTTATAAATTTCTTCCTGCTTATTTTGCTGCCATCACCCCCCAGGCTACTACTATTTTAATATTCCTGCTACTGTTTTTCCTGGTGATCTCGTTTTTTGTTTCAGGAGCTGAGGTTGCATTTTTTTCGCTTACATACAAAGATGTAAATATGCTGAAGACCAAGCAGCAACGTTCGTACAAACGAATAGTTGACCTGCTTGAACAGCCTAAAACATTGCTGGCTTCATTGCTGATAGCTAATAGCTTTGTCAACATTGCTATTATCATCATCTCCAACTTTGTGATAGATGAAATGATACCGCTCAACAACCAGTTATGGTGGGTTGAGTTTTTGATCAAAGTAGTTACAGTTACTTTTCTATTGGTGCTTTTTGGTGAAGTAATGCCTAAAGTAATGGCTACTCAAAATAATATCAGGTTTGCAAAAGATGCCGGGCCGTTAGTTGAAACCATCTCTTACCTTTTCAGAGGTTTTAGTAAACGACTCGTCTTTACCTCCGATTTTATAGAGCGTAAACTAGCAAAGAAATCCAGCTCATCTTATAGCCTAGAAGAACTTGATCATGCAATTGATATTACTTCCGAAACGGAAGCATCAGCCAAGGAAAAGAACATTTTGAAAGGGATTGTGAAGTTTGGTAATATTTCAGCCAAGCAAGTTATGAAAGCGCGGCTGGATGTTAGCGGTCTTGAATATGACACCACATTTGGCGACCTGGTGAAAAAGGTGGAAGAGCTGCACTATAGCAGGTTACCGGTTTTCAAGGAAGATATGGATGAAGTGGTTGGTATGATTCATACGAAAGATCTACTTCCTTTTTTAGATAAGCCCGATGACTTTGACTGGCACCCGATCATGCGTCCTCCTTACTTTATCCATGAGCAAAAAATGATAGAAGACCTGCTGAAGGACTTCCAGACCAAGCGAATACATTTTGCTATAGTGGTAGATGAATTTGGCGGCACCAGCGGTATCGTTACACTGGAAGATATCATGGAAGAGATCATTGGTGACATAAAAGATGAATTTGATGAAGAGGACATTGCTCACGTTAAAATAGATGAACACAATTACATCTTTGAAGGCAAGACAATGATCAACGATGTCTGCAGGCTGATGGAACTGCCATCGGAAACTTTTGATGAAGTGCGCGGAGAAAGTGAATCGCTGGCAGGACTGGTATTAGAACTTGCAGGTGATATTCCGCACCGTGACCAGGTAATCACTTCAGGCGATTTTCTATTTACCGTAATGGAAGTGGAGAAAAATCGTTTGCAAAAAATTAAGGTCACCATTCAGCAACAAGCACCTGAGGAAGTGTAG
- a CDS encoding DUF3109 family protein, with protein sequence MIAIDNVLVSDEVVEEQFVCDLTKCKGGCCEDGDAGAPLEVSELEELRKVYALVEPYMTEEGKREIERQGKYLYDQEFGWVTPTVGGKICAYGYRDKQGIIKCAIEQAYNDEKISWKKPISCHLFPIRINKSRDGKTEYVNYEPRPDLCAAACKLGKKLKVPTYIFLKEAITRKYGEEFYETLEATAKYMEASK encoded by the coding sequence ATGATAGCTATTGACAATGTACTGGTAAGTGACGAGGTAGTAGAAGAGCAGTTTGTATGCGACCTTACCAAGTGCAAAGGTGGATGCTGCGAAGACGGGGATGCCGGTGCTCCACTGGAGGTGAGTGAACTGGAAGAACTACGGAAAGTATACGCGCTTGTTGAACCTTACATGACCGAAGAGGGTAAGCGTGAAATAGAGCGCCAGGGAAAATACCTTTACGACCAGGAGTTTGGCTGGGTAACACCAACAGTTGGTGGTAAGATCTGCGCCTATGGTTACAGGGACAAACAAGGAATTATAAAATGTGCCATTGAGCAGGCTTACAACGACGAAAAGATCTCGTGGAAAAAGCCGATTAGTTGCCACCTGTTTCCCATCAGGATTAATAAAAGCAGGGACGGCAAAACGGAATATGTGAACTACGAACCACGTCCTGATCTATGCGCTGCGGCATGTAAGCTTGGTAAAAAATTAAAAGTTCCTACTTATATCTTTTTAAAAGAAGCTATTACCAGGAAGTATGGCGAAGAGTTTTACGAAACACTGGAAGCCACAGCAAAATACATGGAAGCGAGTAAGTAA
- a CDS encoding HU family DNA-binding protein: protein MRKSDLINQISEKTGIPKVDVLVTLETMFKEVKESLANGENIYIRGFGSFITKKRAAKIGRNIKRNVAVEIPEHFIPAFKPAKEFVSEVKNKRKEEA from the coding sequence ATGAGAAAGTCAGATCTGATAAATCAAATTTCTGAAAAGACCGGCATTCCAAAAGTGGATGTACTGGTAACATTAGAAACAATGTTCAAGGAGGTGAAAGAAAGCTTGGCCAACGGGGAAAACATCTACATCCGGGGTTTTGGAAGTTTTATAACTAAAAAACGCGCAGCCAAAATTGGTAGAAACATCAAGCGAAATGTTGCCGTAGAAATACCGGAGCATTTCATTCCTGCCTTTAAACCGGCAAAGGAATTTGTAAGCGAGGTAAAAAATAAAAGAAAAGAGGAAGCCTAA
- a CDS encoding single-stranded DNA-binding protein — translation MRGVNRVMLIGNLGKDPDVQYLEGNIGVAKFSLATTETYKDRGGKLVSQTEWHTVVLWRGLAELAQKYLHKGSLVYIEGRLRTRSWEDKEGNKKFATEVVGDNLIMLDKRGEGHGLHNIAHHDTLEGMTSADMPPIGEPSEDLPF, via the coding sequence ATGAGAGGTGTAAACAGAGTAATGCTAATTGGCAATCTTGGTAAAGATCCGGACGTACAATACCTGGAAGGAAACATTGGTGTAGCAAAATTTAGTTTAGCAACTACGGAGACCTATAAGGATCGTGGGGGCAAGCTTGTTTCGCAAACAGAATGGCATACTGTAGTGCTATGGCGCGGACTTGCAGAACTTGCCCAGAAATACTTACACAAAGGAAGCCTTGTTTACATAGAAGGTAGATTAAGAACCCGCAGTTGGGAGGATAAAGAAGGAAATAAAAAATTTGCTACAGAGGTTGTTGGTGACAACCTGATAATGCTGGATAAGCGCGGCGAAGGCCATGGTTTACATAACATTGCACATCACGATACTCTAGAAGGTATGACCAGTGCAGACATGCCACCCATAGGTGAACCTTCGGAAGATCTTCCTTTTTAA
- a CDS encoding LutB/LldF family L-lactate oxidation iron-sulfur protein — protein sequence MNDNAASFIAKSTIKAADLEHRRKINFNISKYNAVVPVGKLQFTNVELARERAKNAKWRAIETLDQQLEQFEKQFTNRGGKVIWAETAEQALKEIGAICKQKNCKTVVKSKSMVTEEIHLNKFLEKQGIESVETDLGEYIQQLDDEPPYHIVTPAMHKSKEDVAKLFAEKLGTSPDLTPEQLTIVARHKLREKYVAAEVGVTGANFIISDIGGVAVTENEGNARLSSAFPKTHIVIVGIEKVIPTMADLALFWPLLSTFGTGQKVTVYNSIISGPRQANEVDGPEEMYVILLDNGRTNLLANPTTREALYCIRCGACLNACPVYKNIGGHAYEATYSGPIGSVITPHLKDMDDFKHLSYASSLCGNCTQVCPVRINLHELLLENRHESVEFGMASLSEKFAWKGWKMAMMNRKWMNMGNGKMKNMVINKIFKPWTAHRGHLDFSQKTFNELWKEKNGE from the coding sequence ATGAATGATAATGCTGCATCTTTTATAGCAAAAAGTACCATAAAGGCGGCCGACCTCGAGCACAGGCGAAAGATCAATTTCAACATTAGTAAATACAATGCGGTAGTGCCTGTAGGCAAACTGCAGTTTACCAATGTAGAACTGGCGCGGGAAAGGGCAAAGAATGCCAAATGGCGCGCTATAGAAACTTTAGATCAGCAGTTGGAGCAGTTTGAAAAACAATTTACCAACAGAGGTGGAAAAGTGATCTGGGCAGAAACGGCAGAACAGGCACTAAAAGAAATAGGCGCCATTTGCAAGCAAAAGAACTGCAAGACAGTGGTGAAGAGCAAGAGCATGGTCACCGAAGAAATTCACCTGAACAAGTTCCTGGAGAAACAAGGAATTGAAAGCGTAGAGACTGACCTGGGTGAATACATACAACAACTGGATGACGAGCCGCCGTATCATATTGTAACTCCCGCCATGCACAAAAGCAAGGAGGATGTGGCAAAACTATTTGCAGAAAAACTAGGCACTTCACCTGATCTTACACCCGAACAACTTACTATAGTAGCGCGTCATAAGCTGCGTGAGAAATATGTGGCCGCCGAAGTGGGTGTTACGGGAGCCAACTTCATTATCAGCGATATTGGAGGGGTAGCCGTAACAGAAAATGAAGGCAATGCCCGACTTAGTAGCGCATTTCCAAAAACCCATATTGTAATTGTAGGCATTGAAAAAGTTATTCCAACGATGGCCGATCTAGCCTTGTTCTGGCCGCTGTTGTCAACCTTTGGTACTGGGCAAAAAGTGACGGTTTACAATTCAATAATAAGTGGTCCCCGGCAGGCAAATGAAGTAGATGGTCCGGAAGAAATGTACGTGATACTGCTGGACAATGGCAGAACAAATCTTTTAGCCAATCCCACCACTCGTGAAGCATTGTACTGCATTAGGTGCGGTGCATGTTTAAATGCATGCCCTGTTTACAAGAACATTGGTGGTCATGCATACGAAGCAACTTACAGTGGCCCGATAGGCAGTGTGATCACGCCACACCTGAAGGATATGGATGACTTTAAGCATTTAAGTTATGCATCATCGTTGTGTGGCAACTGTACACAGGTATGCCCGGTGCGTATCAACCTGCATGAATTGCTGTTAGAGAACAGGCATGAATCGGTTGAATTTGGAATGGCTTCATTGAGCGAAAAGTTTGCTTGGAAAGGTTGGAAGATGGCCATGATGAACCGGAAATGGATGAATATGGGTAATGGTAAAATGAAGAATATGGTGATCAACAAGATCTTCAAGCCGTGGACTGCCCACAGAGGTCATCTTGATTTTTCGCAGAAAACCTTCAATGAATTGTGGAAGGAGAAGAATGGAGAATAG
- the mutY gene encoding A/G-specific adenine glycosylase, whose protein sequence is MNKPYFQNEFIYKLLDWHDSENKRTMPWKGEKDPYKIWLSEIILQQTRVAQGLAYYERFVSAFPTIQALASAPDTEVYKLWEGLGYYSRCRNLIATAREVAAQGHFPSSYETLLQLKGVGPYTAAAIASFAFGLPHAVVDGNVYRVLSRYFGESVPIDSTKGKQLFNELATKLLYQPEPAKYNQAIMDFGAIVCTPQQPACEACPLQYRCIAYQKGKVDLLPVKEKVMVIKHRWFYYFVFLYQGHVMVRQRLGKDIWQNLHEFYLIESSKRQQLTRPQVIKLLHQIEIKDFSLLEIIQEHKQQLTHQSLVIQLAIVRVHEHPKTLNEFSLIDPGKMDDIAFPKTLKAFVPHIQSLVQSAG, encoded by the coding sequence ATGAATAAGCCTTATTTCCAGAACGAATTCATATACAAACTTCTAGACTGGCATGATTCTGAAAATAAAAGAACCATGCCATGGAAGGGTGAAAAAGACCCTTATAAAATTTGGCTAAGCGAGATTATTCTTCAGCAAACGCGTGTTGCACAAGGTCTTGCATACTACGAAAGATTTGTATCTGCGTTTCCTACCATACAAGCCTTAGCCAGTGCCCCTGATACGGAGGTTTATAAACTATGGGAGGGTTTAGGTTATTATTCCCGGTGCAGGAACTTAATAGCTACTGCCAGAGAGGTGGCTGCTCAAGGTCATTTTCCATCTTCTTACGAAACACTTTTACAATTAAAAGGAGTTGGACCATATACCGCCGCCGCCATTGCTTCGTTTGCTTTTGGCTTACCGCATGCCGTTGTGGATGGTAATGTGTACCGGGTGCTGTCAAGATACTTTGGGGAAAGTGTACCTATAGACTCCACAAAAGGAAAGCAGCTCTTCAATGAGTTGGCTACTAAACTTTTATACCAACCCGAACCGGCCAAGTATAACCAAGCTATCATGGATTTCGGAGCTATCGTATGTACGCCTCAACAGCCAGCTTGCGAAGCTTGTCCTTTGCAATACAGGTGTATCGCCTATCAAAAAGGAAAGGTTGACCTGCTGCCTGTAAAAGAAAAGGTGATGGTAATAAAGCATCGCTGGTTTTACTACTTTGTTTTTTTATACCAGGGGCACGTAATGGTGCGCCAAAGGTTGGGTAAAGACATCTGGCAAAACCTCCATGAGTTCTACTTGATTGAATCTTCAAAAAGGCAACAATTGACCAGACCGCAGGTTATAAAGCTATTACATCAAATTGAAATAAAAGATTTCTCGTTACTTGAAATAATACAGGAACATAAGCAACAACTAACCCATCAATCACTTGTAATACAGCTTGCGATAGTGCGAGTGCATGAACATCCAAAGACGCTAAATGAGTTTTCGTTAATAGACCCGGGTAAGATGGATGACATAGCTTTTCCAAAAACCTTAAAAGCCTTTGTTCCTCATATACAATCACTGGTTCAATCTGCTGGTTAG
- a CDS encoding DMT family transporter, producing MDKIEPAAIALEEPKPTNKKAYLALAAISLFWGSTWVVSKIGVQGIPGLQLAYIRQFCAGLIFLSFFKLKGEPWPKLGDFKWLLLMSLFMIVLANGITTWGIKYVPSGMAALIGTLFPLFVVIIEMIWFRNSPNNRFTVLGMIMGIAGLSLVFYQNAFHHQPDGYVFGISLCLFSTISWSIGTILVARSKLKMNPYYAMGWQMFLGSFLIYLLAICTGNNIPFSAVPTQSWMAVSYLIAIGSVAAFVGMIYTMKHLPVAIASLYGYFNPIIALLIGAVVLKEKLTFTIIIGSLVTLVGVYIVNRSIKKR from the coding sequence ATGGACAAGATAGAACCGGCAGCAATAGCGTTGGAGGAGCCAAAGCCCACGAACAAAAAAGCTTATTTGGCACTTGCAGCTATCAGCCTGTTTTGGGGTAGTACCTGGGTGGTAAGTAAAATAGGCGTGCAAGGAATTCCTGGTCTGCAGCTCGCTTACATCAGGCAATTTTGTGCGGGCCTGATCTTTCTTTCCTTCTTTAAGCTAAAAGGCGAACCTTGGCCAAAGCTCGGAGACTTCAAGTGGCTGCTGCTAATGTCTCTGTTTATGATTGTGCTAGCCAATGGCATTACCACCTGGGGCATCAAATACGTGCCCAGTGGAATGGCTGCTCTTATAGGAACACTGTTCCCGCTCTTCGTAGTTATCATAGAAATGATCTGGTTCAGGAACAGTCCAAACAACAGGTTTACTGTATTAGGAATGATCATGGGCATTGCAGGCTTGAGCCTAGTGTTTTACCAGAACGCGTTTCATCACCAACCTGATGGGTATGTGTTCGGCATATCGCTCTGTTTATTTTCTACTATTTCGTGGAGTATAGGAACAATATTAGTGGCAAGGTCAAAGTTGAAAATGAACCCTTACTATGCAATGGGTTGGCAGATGTTCCTCGGTTCGTTCCTTATATACCTGCTTGCCATCTGCACCGGAAATAATATACCTTTTAGCGCAGTGCCGACTCAATCCTGGATGGCTGTTTCCTACCTGATTGCTATTGGTTCAGTTGCTGCCTTCGTCGGGATGATCTACACTATGAAACATCTCCCGGTTGCCATTGCCTCCCTTTACGGCTACTTTAACCCTATCATTGCTTTACTCATTGGTGCAGTAGTACTAAAAGAAAAACTTACGTTCACCATCATCATTGGTTCACTGGTAACACTTGTGGGTGTTTACATCGTGAATAGGAGTATTAAGAAAAGATGA
- a CDS encoding polysaccharide deacetylase family protein, with translation MLIYIPSSTARTQYIFSTLSAAMGVEYKITTHVEEYLAFAGPRINYSNERLTTGEVWIEPVSLLYKTGVHQQDITCFEWSGVKAFFASGGDLPFDVFAAAFYLLTRYEEYLPHKQDMYGRYAHENSIAYRNGFLHQPLINLWLQRFEKILLQKFPALQFSPPSFAFTPTYDIDIAWGYRHKGFLRNAGGFAKALTKGRIKDVFQRLRVLLGKQKDPFDVYDWLDELHRVHQLQPIYFFLLAQQNKGYDKNILPSYSAYQQLVKRHAEKYNTGIHPSWQSGDDDNKLQQEIHLLASLAGNVVKSRQHYIRMTLPKTYRRLLAAGIQEDYSMGYGSINGFRASYCLPYKWYDLEKDEESNLLIFPFCYMEANSLFEQHYSAAQAFDELKQYYEQVKQVNGHMITIFHNHLLSMEPAQLEWRKMYERFLQEMV, from the coding sequence ATGCTTATTTACATTCCTAGTTCAACAGCCCGCACTCAATACATCTTCTCCACTTTATCGGCGGCTATGGGTGTTGAATACAAGATCACCACGCATGTAGAAGAATACCTTGCTTTTGCGGGGCCGCGCATCAATTACTCCAATGAACGATTAACAACAGGTGAGGTTTGGATAGAACCTGTTTCTCTATTATATAAAACAGGCGTACATCAACAGGATATTACATGTTTCGAATGGAGCGGTGTAAAAGCTTTTTTTGCCTCTGGTGGAGATTTACCTTTTGATGTTTTTGCTGCAGCTTTCTATTTGCTTACACGTTACGAAGAATACCTTCCGCACAAGCAGGATATGTATGGCAGGTATGCACATGAGAATAGCATCGCGTATAGAAATGGATTTCTTCACCAGCCACTTATAAACCTTTGGCTTCAGCGATTTGAAAAGATTTTATTACAGAAGTTTCCTGCATTACAATTCTCTCCTCCATCTTTTGCTTTTACTCCCACATACGATATAGACATTGCCTGGGGCTACCGGCATAAAGGATTTTTGAGAAATGCAGGCGGGTTTGCAAAGGCATTAACCAAAGGCCGAATCAAAGATGTATTCCAAAGGCTGCGTGTATTGCTGGGTAAGCAAAAAGATCCATTTGATGTATATGATTGGCTGGATGAACTGCACCGGGTCCATCAACTGCAGCCTATTTATTTTTTCTTATTAGCACAGCAAAACAAAGGCTACGACAAGAATATTCTTCCTTCTTACTCAGCTTACCAACAGCTGGTAAAACGGCATGCAGAGAAGTATAATACAGGCATTCATCCTTCGTGGCAGAGTGGCGATGATGATAATAAGTTGCAACAAGAGATACATCTTCTTGCATCACTTGCAGGTAATGTTGTAAAAAGCAGGCAGCATTATATCCGCATGACTTTGCCCAAAACCTACAGGCGTTTACTTGCTGCAGGTATACAAGAAGATTATTCGATGGGCTATGGGAGCATCAATGGATTTAGGGCTTCTTATTGTTTACCATACAAATGGTACGATCTAGAAAAGGATGAAGAGTCAAACCTGCTGATTTTTCCTTTCTGCTACATGGAAGCTAATTCGCTTTTTGAACAGCATTATTCAGCAGCCCAAGCCTTTGATGAACTGAAACAATACTACGAGCAGGTAAAGCAGGTAAATGGACACATGATCACCATCTTTCATAATCACCTTCTTTCGATGGAGCCTGCACAGCTTGAATGGCGGAAAATGTATGAGCGCTTTTTACAAGAAATGGTGTAA
- a CDS encoding tetratricopeptide repeat protein → MKRQQILLVTFGAIATVLLFLFGNTVPAKKVATVAENTPHTEKAVDIDDLLKHAKERLNMDQIQRVTALENSVVRGDVKNQQLKAYQQLAAFWGDTARLFEPYAHYTAEAAKLENSEKSLTFAAHLFLNNLKTESEPAMQTWLASNAKVLFEQALQLNPANDSSRIGLGACYIFGHISNNPMEGIGPIRAIAERDPDNMYAQLILGLGGVRSGQYDRAIERFTIVMANEPDNLEAAINLAESYDRKGDKANAIKWYTYIKDKIPNPEVKKELEQRIKTLK, encoded by the coding sequence GTGAAAAGACAGCAAATCCTACTGGTAACTTTTGGTGCTATTGCCACAGTGTTACTCTTCTTGTTTGGCAATACTGTTCCTGCTAAAAAAGTAGCCACAGTAGCTGAAAATACGCCACATACAGAAAAAGCTGTAGATATAGATGATCTACTGAAACATGCCAAAGAAAGGCTGAATATGGACCAGATCCAACGTGTTACAGCCTTAGAAAATTCAGTAGTACGCGGCGACGTAAAAAATCAACAACTTAAGGCATATCAACAACTTGCAGCCTTCTGGGGCGATACTGCCCGCCTTTTTGAACCATATGCACATTATACCGCTGAAGCGGCCAAGTTGGAAAATTCTGAAAAATCCCTCACCTTTGCTGCCCATTTGTTTTTAAACAACCTAAAAACAGAGAGCGAACCAGCTATGCAAACATGGTTGGCAAGCAATGCGAAAGTTCTTTTTGAGCAAGCGTTACAACTCAATCCTGCTAATGATAGCAGCAGAATTGGCTTAGGTGCATGTTATATTTTCGGACACATCTCCAACAATCCAATGGAGGGTATTGGACCCATCAGAGCTATTGCTGAAAGGGACCCGGATAATATGTATGCGCAGCTAATACTGGGATTGGGTGGTGTACGAAGTGGACAGTATGATAGGGCTATTGAAAGATTTACAATAGTAATGGCCAACGAGCCGGATAACCTGGAAGCCGCCATCAACCTTGCAGAATCGTACGACAGGAAAGGAGATAAAGCAAATGCCATTAAGTGGTATACCTATATCAAGGATAAAATTCCAAATCCTGAAGTGAAGAAAGAACTTGAACAGAGGATAAAGACATTGAAATAA
- a CDS encoding Rne/Rng family ribonuclease: MNKELIINSTPQGVEIALLEDKKLVELHNELTDATFGVGDLYLGKVKKLIPGLNAAFIDVGFEKDAFLHYTDLSPYARSILKFTQYAMNDKSEGGFDFSKFEVEPEIIKTGKINEVLGGKPNVLVQILKEPIAAKGPRLSCEISLPGRFVVLTPFNDIVAVSKKIHSSDERKRLQKIVEAIKQKNYGVIVRTAAEGKNTAELHEDLTTLINTWKSIQKNLRGAVAPTRILSEQTKATSMLRDLLTEDFNRIVVNDKTVYAETRNYIQKIAPEKADIVTYYHNGTAIFDNYGVTKQVKSAFGKTVNLNSGAYLIIEHTEALHVIDVNSGYKSVSNNQEENALQTNLEAAEEIARQLRLRDIGGIIVVDFIDMKLPDNKKKLQDAMDGFMRPDRAKHAVLPISKFGLMQITRQRMRPEVNINTSELCPACNGTGKIASSLLLEDEIEKKLLYLVTHQHKNLALHVHPILHSHLTKGWFFNSIRHKWNRKYKTKIKVLPNNTYHLTEFHFYDHNEEEIKF; encoded by the coding sequence TTGAACAAAGAATTAATTATAAACTCTACCCCACAAGGGGTGGAAATAGCTTTACTTGAAGATAAAAAGCTTGTAGAGCTACACAATGAGCTAACAGATGCCACTTTTGGTGTTGGCGACTTGTACCTGGGTAAGGTGAAAAAACTTATTCCCGGTTTAAATGCTGCCTTCATAGATGTTGGTTTCGAAAAGGATGCCTTTCTTCACTATACCGATCTCAGCCCATATGCCCGTTCTATTTTGAAGTTCACGCAATACGCGATGAACGATAAGAGCGAAGGTGGTTTTGACTTCAGTAAGTTCGAAGTGGAACCGGAGATTATAAAAACCGGTAAAATAAATGAAGTACTGGGTGGCAAGCCAAACGTATTGGTTCAAATTCTAAAAGAGCCAATTGCTGCCAAAGGACCACGTTTAAGCTGCGAGATATCTCTACCTGGTCGTTTTGTTGTACTTACTCCATTCAATGATATAGTTGCTGTTTCTAAAAAAATACATAGTAGCGACGAGCGAAAGCGCCTGCAGAAGATTGTAGAAGCCATCAAGCAGAAAAATTATGGTGTGATAGTACGCACCGCCGCCGAAGGCAAGAATACTGCTGAACTTCACGAAGATCTTACTACACTGATAAACACTTGGAAGAGCATACAGAAGAACCTGCGTGGTGCTGTTGCTCCTACCCGTATACTAAGTGAGCAGACAAAAGCTACCAGTATGCTGCGTGATCTGCTTACCGAAGATTTTAACCGAATAGTGGTTAATGATAAAACTGTGTATGCAGAAACCCGGAACTACATTCAGAAAATAGCACCGGAGAAAGCAGACATTGTTACCTACTACCACAATGGCACAGCAATTTTTGATAATTACGGTGTAACAAAACAGGTGAAAAGTGCATTTGGTAAAACAGTAAACCTGAATAGTGGTGCCTACCTGATAATAGAACACACCGAAGCTTTGCACGTAATTGATGTAAACAGTGGGTACAAAAGCGTAAGCAACAACCAGGAAGAAAATGCGCTGCAAACAAACCTGGAAGCGGCTGAAGAAATAGCACGCCAACTCAGGCTTCGAGATATCGGCGGAATAATAGTGGTCGATTTCATTGACATGAAGCTTCCTGACAACAAAAAAAAGTTGCAGGATGCCATGGACGGTTTTATGCGTCCAGACAGAGCAAAGCATGCTGTGCTGCCAATTTCTAAGTTTGGATTGATGCAGATCACCCGGCAGAGAATGCGCCCGGAGGTGAACATCAATACCTCTGAACTTTGCCCGGCATGTAATGGTACAGGTAAAATAGCTTCATCCCTCTTATTAGAAGATGAGATAGAAAAGAAACTGTTGTACCTGGTGACACACCAGCATAAGAACCTTGCTCTTCATGTCCATCCAATCCTCCATTCGCATCTTACCAAAGGATGGTTCTTTAATTCCATCCGCCATAAGTGGAACAGGAAGTATAAGACCAAGATCAAGGTATTGCCGAACAATACATACCATCTTACAGAGTTCCATTTTTACGATCACAATGAGGAAGAAATAAAATTTTAA